One Streptomyces sp. RPA4-2 genomic window carries:
- a CDS encoding LuxR C-terminal-related transcriptional regulator produces MSSLPADDPAAGPAVRRSPATRRPDRQEPLDGRGGGEAVYDLRGQSGSRPGHGGPPPAIGRGPVSPQPAAQLATEAASFAVRLIDAADQARLAGLPERARELLARAGHEGTPDAVRGAAQLVIGHLALQDGPAADALEVLLLAAELLGPADGHRALAARLAAMEAAWAMGDAAACREALDPAPGQPEPDLRVAAFRAGMSAVLHGRLDTGRHRLREAVAGAGVAGTPDGPEALLRAGGAALVAGDLPAASRANSRALAVARARGPRILVAQALERLAYGELRAGRHARARAHAEDGLRTALGAGQRNLAAHHHAILALVASVEGSQEAVTEHASAAECVAAPHGLAQAATLSQWARARADLARGRLPEAAARLGPLVGAGPRRGHFAVRMLAVPCFVEAAARTGQADAARSAVAEFAHWAAQGADPQAPAQLARCRALLTEPDECEPLFTAALAHHDQLTGDFERGRTQLLYGAWLRRQRRPGEARGRLRDALVSFERGGAQGWAAQTRGELRATGDAGQSEPTGPLALLTPQQLRIARCVAEGATNREVALRLSVSPRTVDHHLRNVFAALGVRSRVELSRWLDRAEKTTAHP; encoded by the coding sequence GTGTCGTCTCTTCCAGCCGACGACCCCGCCGCCGGGCCGGCCGTCCGCCGCTCGCCGGCTACGAGGCGTCCGGATCGTCAGGAGCCCCTGGACGGCCGAGGCGGAGGGGAGGCCGTATACGACCTCCGCGGACAGTCGGGCTCACGGCCCGGACACGGCGGACCACCGCCCGCCATCGGTCGGGGCCCGGTCTCCCCGCAGCCGGCCGCGCAACTCGCCACGGAGGCCGCCTCGTTCGCCGTCCGGCTGATCGACGCCGCCGATCAGGCCAGGCTGGCGGGGCTGCCGGAGCGAGCGCGGGAACTGCTCGCGCGGGCCGGGCACGAGGGCACGCCCGACGCCGTGCGCGGGGCGGCCCAACTGGTGATCGGACACCTCGCCCTCCAGGACGGTCCGGCCGCCGACGCCCTCGAAGTGCTGCTCCTCGCCGCCGAGTTGCTGGGACCGGCGGACGGACACCGCGCCCTCGCCGCCAGGCTCGCCGCCATGGAGGCTGCCTGGGCGATGGGTGACGCGGCGGCGTGCCGGGAGGCCCTGGACCCTGCTCCGGGGCAGCCGGAACCCGACCTGCGGGTCGCGGCGTTCCGGGCGGGGATGTCCGCGGTCCTGCACGGCCGCCTGGACACAGGACGGCACCGGCTGCGGGAAGCGGTCGCCGGGGCCGGGGTGGCGGGCACCCCCGATGGCCCCGAGGCTCTCCTGCGGGCCGGGGGAGCGGCGCTCGTCGCCGGTGACCTCCCCGCCGCTTCCCGGGCCAACTCCCGTGCGCTCGCCGTCGCCAGGGCCCGCGGCCCACGCATCCTGGTCGCCCAGGCGCTGGAGCGCCTCGCGTACGGAGAACTGCGCGCCGGCAGGCACGCCCGCGCCCGCGCCCATGCCGAGGACGGTCTGCGCACGGCTCTCGGCGCCGGTCAGCGCAACCTGGCCGCGCACCACCACGCGATCCTCGCGCTGGTGGCGTCGGTCGAGGGGTCCCAGGAAGCCGTCACGGAGCACGCGTCCGCCGCCGAGTGCGTCGCCGCACCGCACGGTCTCGCTCAGGCGGCCACGCTGTCCCAGTGGGCCAGGGCCCGCGCCGACCTGGCCCGCGGACGACTTCCCGAGGCCGCCGCACGGCTCGGCCCGCTGGTCGGAGCGGGCCCGCGCCGCGGTCATTTCGCGGTACGGATGCTCGCCGTTCCCTGCTTCGTGGAGGCCGCGGCCCGCACCGGGCAGGCGGACGCAGCCCGTTCGGCGGTGGCGGAGTTCGCCCACTGGGCGGCTCAGGGCGCCGATCCGCAGGCTCCGGCCCAACTGGCCCGCTGCCGCGCACTGCTGACCGAACCCGATGAGTGCGAACCGCTGTTCACCGCCGCGCTCGCCCACCACGACCAGCTCACAGGCGACTTCGAACGGGGCCGTACCCAACTCCTCTACGGAGCCTGGCTGCGACGGCAGCGCAGGCCGGGGGAGGCGCGTGGCCGTCTCCGCGACGCGCTGGTGTCCTTCGAGCGCGGTGGAGCACAGGGCTGGGCCGCGCAGACCAGGGGCGAACTGCGGGCGACCGGGGACGCGGGACAGAGCGAACCAACCGGCCCACTGGCCCTGCTGACGCCCCAACAGCTGCGGATCGCCCGCTGCGTGGCCGAGGGCGCCACCAACCGCGAAGTGGCGCTGCGCCTGTCCGTGAGCCCCCGCACCGTGGACCATCACCTGCGCAATGTCTTCGCCGCCCTGGGGGTCCGCTCCCGGGTCGAGCTCTCCCGCTGGCTGGACCGCGCCGAGAAGACCACCGCACACCCCTAG
- a CDS encoding helix-turn-helix domain-containing protein, translating to MQHLVPAHGRPLPGSRTPAPAVRTAVDAEALSVLHRAARALMAGLPELTERLMTLLREREPAYRTAMDADADSVRDEVRRSLRLNVESLIRPGELREAAHRCSWAIGRARADRGLPLDALLRAFRLGGGMVWQELVDETTRRQPSDAHLLIHVAADVWNFVDEHCAVVAEAYRQTERELMWRRENRLRLMTAALLDGTARIADLPATAAALGLPEQGRYAVVLARLPSGRTFADAWGQVHLSGLRVLWYRDRDRDGGGSYGIVLLAGHPHDEGEPGHGHESGLLDTGPGPMAAVEGASPGDDGRRDGECPWAYGLDVDAGEIARRLTAPPVARIGVSPVVEGLAAIGDARRLADTALRACPRSGGTVVLEEHLPAALVVSAPVLGAALAERVLGPLLRLDPSDRDVMLETLTAWLACDGSAQRAAGRLYCHRNTVLNRLRRCEQLTGRSLSRPSDVVELSLALAAHCLLDP from the coding sequence ATGCAGCACCTCGTACCCGCCCACGGCCGGCCCCTGCCGGGATCCCGGACTCCGGCACCAGCCGTCCGTACGGCCGTCGACGCCGAGGCACTCTCAGTACTGCACCGGGCCGCCCGGGCACTGATGGCGGGACTGCCCGAGCTCACCGAACGACTGATGACGTTGCTGCGGGAGCGTGAGCCCGCGTATCGCACCGCCATGGACGCCGACGCGGACAGCGTGCGCGACGAGGTGCGGCGTTCGCTGCGGCTCAACGTCGAATCGCTGATCCGGCCCGGTGAACTGCGCGAGGCCGCCCATCGCTGCTCCTGGGCCATCGGCAGGGCACGGGCAGACCGCGGGCTCCCGCTGGACGCCCTGCTGCGCGCATTCCGGCTCGGCGGCGGCATGGTCTGGCAGGAACTCGTCGACGAGACGACCCGCCGTCAGCCCTCCGACGCGCATCTGCTCATCCATGTCGCCGCCGACGTGTGGAACTTCGTCGACGAGCACTGTGCCGTCGTGGCCGAGGCCTACCGTCAGACGGAACGCGAGCTGATGTGGCGCCGGGAGAACCGGCTGCGGCTGATGACGGCCGCACTGCTCGACGGCACCGCGCGGATCGCCGACCTGCCCGCCACCGCGGCCGCGCTGGGCCTTCCCGAGCAGGGGCGGTACGCGGTCGTGCTGGCCCGCCTGCCCTCCGGCCGGACGTTCGCCGACGCGTGGGGGCAGGTGCACCTGTCGGGCCTGCGGGTCCTCTGGTACCGCGACCGGGACCGCGACGGCGGTGGAAGCTACGGCATCGTCCTGCTCGCCGGCCACCCCCACGACGAGGGCGAACCCGGTCACGGTCACGAGAGCGGTCTCCTCGACACGGGCCCAGGGCCGATGGCCGCGGTGGAAGGGGCCAGTCCCGGGGACGACGGCCGCCGGGACGGCGAGTGCCCTTGGGCGTACGGGCTCGACGTGGACGCCGGGGAGATCGCCCGCCGGCTGACCGCCCCGCCCGTGGCCCGGATCGGGGTGAGCCCGGTGGTGGAGGGTCTCGCGGCGATCGGTGATGCCCGGCGCCTGGCGGACACGGCTCTGCGGGCCTGTCCACGGTCCGGGGGGACGGTCGTGCTGGAGGAGCACCTGCCCGCCGCGCTCGTCGTCTCCGCCCCGGTCCTCGGGGCGGCACTCGCCGAGCGGGTGCTCGGGCCGCTGCTGCGCTTAGACCCGTCCGACCGGGACGTCATGCTGGAGACCCTCACGGCCTGGCTCGCCTGTGACGGCTCCGCCCAGCGGGCCGCCGGCCGGCTCTACTGCCACCGCAACACGGTCCTGAACCGGCTGCGCCGTTGCGAGCAGCTCACCGGCCGCTCGCTGAGCCGGCCGTCCGACGTCGTGGAGCTGTCACTCGCTCTCGCCGCCCACTGCCTCCTCGACCCCTGA
- a CDS encoding cytochrome C oxidase subunit I produces MSDLLRPGPDGELGNAVEGYLLWHATVTEAEQRAREFVEAMDWLTTSQQAEIERCYVADSLKRARKDLERIAARCLDLRAEYEHRYQGLRRRCVGLALTVCAASTAAVALLLLL; encoded by the coding sequence GTGAGCGATCTGCTGCGGCCTGGACCTGACGGCGAACTCGGTAACGCGGTGGAGGGCTACCTGCTCTGGCACGCCACCGTCACGGAGGCGGAGCAGCGCGCACGTGAGTTCGTCGAGGCCATGGACTGGCTGACCACATCGCAGCAGGCGGAGATCGAGCGGTGCTACGTCGCCGACAGCCTGAAACGTGCTCGCAAGGACCTGGAACGGATCGCGGCCCGATGCCTCGACCTACGGGCCGAGTACGAACACCGATACCAAGGGCTGCGCAGGCGCTGCGTAGGGCTCGCCCTGACCGTCTGCGCGGCGTCCACCGCGGCCGTCGCCCTGTTGCTGCTTCTGTGA